From the Arctopsyche grandis isolate Sample6627 chromosome 11, ASM5162203v2, whole genome shotgun sequence genome, one window contains:
- the aln gene encoding divergent protein kinase domain 1C, whose amino-acid sequence MRVWWFLRRLAPLVVVVIAIVTSIGLMLQWGLVCTNLQTLHHINHLCTKHLLGNAVGNLCEPLCLEETMEALACHPSNQPERIAFSATWKGKRILFKSPKSDVLSIPKLLNPNSKVEFLSSIKQLVYSKLYINISLEEAKEIGTLPRENQGKSGDNLSEMDSAWMLLQDEDYLSTVLFAKNDIFPKRIGTCGNLYAIEYAETIKGTSALFSLEDDEEEWERRVRLAVLVLDLLVKLDEANLQLCNVQFKNFGSLGNRVQYLSPGDVRLRNSFPKNFSCKADHDCGHFDCQSLCNMTTGRCNNPIEGDNLQLVCEKIYLGWTAAGRIILPGLLVSTKASSALASLLRRCADPTSRPLSTSFRRTLYNTLIRKN is encoded by the exons ATGAGAGTGTGGTGGTTTTTGCGGCGCTTGGCGCCTCTCGTCGTCGTGGTGATAGCGATCGTCACCTCCATTGGATTGATGCTGCAATGGGGACTGGTTTGCACAAACCTCCAAACTCTACATCACATCAACCATTTG TGTACGAAACATCTGCTGGGTAACGCCGTTGGAAATCTTTGCGAGCCGTTGTGCCTTGAAGAAACGATGGAAGCCCTCGCGTGTCATCCCTCGAATCAACCTGAAAGAATCGCATTCAGCGCCACTTGGAAGGGCAAACGAATTCTATTCAAGTCGCCCAAAAGCGACGTCCTTTCGATACCAAAACTACTCAACCCCAACAGTAAAGTAGAATTCTTATCGAGTATCAAGCAATTGGTGTATTCAAAGCTCTACATCAACATATCCCTGGAAGAAGCGAAGGAGATCGGTACGCTTCCGCGAGAAAATCAGGGAAAATCGGGCGATAACTTGTCCGAAATGGATAGCGCGTGGATGCTGTTACAAGACGAAGACTACTTATCGACTGTGCTGTTCGCGAAAAACGACATATTTCCTAAAAGAATTGGGACTTGTGGTAATTTGTACGCCATCGAATACGCAGAGACCATAAAAGGCACGTCCGCGCTGTTTTCACTCGAGGATGACGAAGAGGAGTGGGAAAGAAGAGTTCGACTGGCCGTGTTGGTGCTGGATTTGCTCGTGAAATTGGACGAGGCCAATTTGCAACTATGCAACGTTCAATTCAAGAACTTCGGATCGTTGGGAAACAGAGTGCAGTATCTGTCGCCTGGCGATGTCCGCCTTCGCAACTCCTTCCCCAAAAACTTTTCGTGCAAAGCGGACCACGATTGCGGCCATTTTGACTGTCAGTCTTTGTGCAACATGACTACGGGCCGCTGCAACAACCCGATCGAAGGCGACAATCTGCAGCTGGTGTGCGAGAAGATCTACCTGGGATGGACGGCGGCCGGTCGCATCATCCTTCCAGGACTGTTGGTCTCCACTAAAGCGTCCTCAGCTCTGGCGAGTCTGCTTCGTCGGTGTGCCGATCCCACCTCACGCCCACTTTCCACTTCTTTCAGGCGCACACTTTACAACACCTTAATTCGTAAAAACTAA